CGTTGACTTCAAGGAAAGCGCCAAGGGCGAAATTGTCGGCGGCATCAAATTCCCCCGCGATTCGGTCTTTGTCCTTGAGTCGCTGGCAGAGATTGTTACCCAATTCAGTGAGGTATGTTGCGTCCCGCCAGAAGAAATAATCGTTGATGTTCTGGCGGTGCTGCGAAACTCAAACGCAACGGTTCTGCAATGAGTGCCCCGTTCTTTCTCGATACCGAGACATTCAGCAAAACGGACATTCGCAACGGAACTGACAACTACGCCCGCGATGCCGAAATAATGATCTGGACTTACGCCCGCGGCGACCGCCCGGTAGTTGCCTATGACGCTACCACCGGCGCGCGTATGCCTAGCGAACTTGAGGACAATCTACTTGACGAGCGCGTTACGCTGATCGCCCACAATGCCACGTTCGACCGGACGGTTCTGCACTTCAACGGCTTCCCAACTCCGGCCGAAAGGTGGCAATGTACAATGGCGCACGCATTGGCACATAGCCTACCCGGCGGCCTGGACAAGTTGTGCGAAATCTTCAAGGTCGCCGATGACATGGCGAAACTCAAAGACGGCAAAGCACTCGTTCACTTGTTCTGCAAACCGCGGCCAAAGAACATGAAGTTGCGCCGTGCGACCAGGGAAACGCACCCGGCGGAATGGGCGCGGTTCGTGGAGTATGCGATAAATGACGTTGCGGCCATGCGCGAAGTGCGCCGCTTGATGCCCAACTGGAACTACGGAACAGAAAGCGAAACCGCCCTCCGCGAACTGGACTTGTGGCACATGGACCAGAACATAAACCGATCGGGCGTATTGGTCGATATTGATCTGGTCAACGGCGCAATTACTACCGCCGAACGCGCAAAGAGCCTGCTTGCTGTTGAGGCGAATGAACTATCGGAAGGCGCGATCGAGGCGACTACCCAACGGGATGCCCTTCTGCGCCTACTTTCAGACGTGTATGACGTTTGGCTACCAGATTTGCGGGGTGCCAATGTGGAGCGTTTGCTTGCATCCGATCACAACTTGCCGGAGGTCGTCGTAAGTCTGTTGAACAATCGCCTTTCGGCAAGCAGTACGTCCGTAAGCAAGTACAAAAAGTTCAAGCAACTTACCGGCCCGGACAACCGATTGAGAAATACAATCCAGTTTTGCGGCGCCATGCGCACCGGCCGCGATGCCGGCCGCGGAGTGCAGTTGCAGAACCTCCCCAGGCCGACGCTAAAGCAGAGCGTCATCGAGGCGGGTATTGCGGCGATCAAGGCCGACTGCGCCGATCTGGTATTCGATGATCCTATGCGCCTACTATCATCAGCCGTTCGCGGTTGCCTGATAGCACCCCCTGGCAAGAAACTCGTTGTCGCTGACTTGTCGAACATCGAGGGCCGGTTTTTGGCCTGGCTCGCGGGCGAGACATGGAAATTGCAGGCGTTTGCCGATTTCGACACCTGCATGGGCGTTGACGGCAACTGGTACACCGGCGATCAGATCAGGGACGCCGTACTCTCCGGCAATCCTGTTGAACTCAAGTTGGATAAGAAGGGTGAACCGACGCGCAAGGGTTATGACCTGTATGCACTCGCCTACTCAAAGGCGTTTCGCATCACGCCAGAGGCCGTCATGGAGAACAAATCTTCCGGGGATGGTTCGTTCCGGCAAATCGGCAAAGTTATGGAGTTGGCCCTTGGCTACGAGGGCGGCGTAGGTGCGTTCGTAACTTTCGCAGTTGCCTATGGAATCGACTTGGATCAAATGGCAGAGGGTGCGGCTGGAAACATCCCCGAACGTATTTGGCGGGAAGCGGAACGCGCACACGAATGGGCAGTAAAAACCAAACGTGACTACGGAATGAAGAAGAAAACCTATGTGGTTTGCGACTCGTTCAAGCGCCTTTGGCGCGAAGCCCATCCCGAAACAGTCGGCTTCTGGAAAGAGTTGGAACAGGCGTTCCGCCTGGCGCTTGACACCCCCGGCCGCACGTTCTATGCCCGCAAGATTTCCGCTACAAAATTGGGCGCATGGATGACACTTACCCTACCATCCGGCCGGAAGCTGTGCTACCCATCCCCACGGTACGACGAAAACGGCAAACTCAGTTACATGGGTATCAATCAGTTCAGCCGGCAATGGAACAGGCTCAAGACGTATTCCGGCAAACTGGCGGAAAACGTGACGCAAGCCGGAAGCCGCGACGTTCTAAAAGCCCCGGTGCGCCGTATCCTCGATTACGGATATGAAATCAAGATTCCGGTACATGACGAGCAAATTACCGAGGCGGTCGACCTTCCCTGCTATTCCGACGCGCACCTTGCCGCGCTCATGTCGGATAACCCCGCCTGGGCCAAGGGCTTACCGCTTGCTGCGGCCGGGTTTGAAAGCAACAGGTACAGAAAGGATTGATGTGGTGAAAGACAAGGAAAAGGTCGCCATGCGGATGAAAGCCTACTACGAGGCGAACCGCGAGAAGATCGTCGCAGGCCAGAAAGCCTACTATGAATCGACCAAGGAAAAGGTAGCCATGCAGAAGAAAGCCTACTATGAAGCAAACAGGGAAAAGATATTAGCGCGGAAGAAAGCCTACTATGAATCTAACAAGGAAAAGGTAGCCATGCGGATGAAAGCCTACAATGAAGCAAACAAGGAAAAGTTAGCCATGCAGAAGAAATCCTACCGTGAAACGAACAAGGCGCGGATATACGCGCATGCCAACGCACGTAGACTATTCAAAGGTGCATCCCGCCTTTCCAAAGCGTACATTAGCCAAACCGCAGAGGTATACAAGCTGGCCCGCGAAATCGCCGAACTATCCGGTGATGCTATACACGTTGACCACATCATACCGTTTAAAGGCGTAACATAGGACGGCGCCGATGTTAGCGGGTTGCATGTTCCCTGGAACCTTACGATTGTCCACTATAGAACGAACCTACAAAAGCACAACAAAGCACTGAATAGCGACGCACTAGCATTTAGCAATCTGCAAATAATTGTTGACGATACGTTTAGCGTTTGATAAAGTTCGTTTCGCACCAACTAAATCAACTAGGAGAAACCAAATGGGTAGCACTGAGAGGAAAGCAAGCCAGAAAGCCTACTACGAGGCGAACCGCGAGAGGATTGCCGAACGCCAGAAAGCCTACTACGCAGAGAACCGCGAGAAGATCGTCGCACGCCAGAAAGCCTACTACGAGGCGAACCGCGAGAGGATCGCCGCCCGCGGGAGAGGCGTAGACCCCGAAAAGAAAGCGGCCTACGCAAAGGAGTATTACGCAGCAAACCGCGAACGTCTGATTGCGTATCAAAGAGAGTACCGCAAAACCTACATGGGCAAATAAGGAGAAGCAAAATGTACACGCCCGGTATTTTTCACTCCCCCGGATTTCGCCTCGTCCTTTCGCCAGTGCTACAAGGCGCGGTAATCATGGCTATCGTGCTGTTCGCAAACAGCATATTGTCGCAGCGCGCGGAGGCGGGGCAGCAAGCGGAAGAAACCAGGCTTGAGGCTAAAATTTCAAAGCAGGCCGGTTACATCGCCTCGCTCGAAAAGACCCTTGCGATGTGCCTAACCCGCGGCGATCACCCCATAACAATCGGCGGCGAATTGTGGTTCTGCGGCGCCGCCAATACCGGGATAAAAATGAAATGACCACACACAAACAAGTCATCACCTTAGCTAAAGAGTGCTTTTACTGCTATGAAGATGCTAAAGGACGCCCGGAGTATTCAGCGAATGAATACGCACTTGAACGCTTCTACGCCATCGCATTCGATGCAGGTCGTGTGGCTGAACGGGAAAGCAAACTCTCCGACCACATCAAGCGCGAGGTGCTACTGCGGGATTGGATAAGACAACAGGGAGAAGTAACAAATACTTGCACGTTCAATATTCTCAAAGAGGTAGGTAATGAGTGTGCGTGTCATCGAGCGAAGGAGCAAAGGTAATGAGCGAACTAGACAAGTTCCTTGGCGAACTTTCTCCAGCCAAACCATTCGAGTACATGGAGCGTCACGAACTTATTCATATTTGTAATGACCTGCAAAGCAAATGGCTTTCAGAGCAAAAGGCAGGAATGGAACTAGCATTTGAATATGAGGAACAATCTAAGCAACTCGCCGACCACATCAATCGCGAGGTGATGCTGCGGGATGCGCTCGACCAGCTTCTTGATGATATGGGTGACGACGGCCACTGTGTATGCGAAGCAGCAAAGCAGCAAGCCATTGAAGCACTCGCCGCCACGGAGCCAAAGCCATGAGTAACTCAGATTACTGGTTTGAACTTGGATACAAGTCAGGAACGAAAGAGATCGAATCCCTGCGGCAGCAACTATCCGCTGCACAGGCCGAACTTGAAGCCGAGCGAAATCGTCGGTTTGAAGGCAATCGTATTTCAAGCCAAGAATATAACGACAGTCAGAAGCGCGAGGTGATGCTGCGGGATGCGCTGAAATACAGCAGGCACCAGTGCGAAGGGTTGCGGGTATGGGGCGGAATGTCATGGAGTTACCACCCGTTCCAAGCAAAGCGGATTTTCGATGTCTGCGATAAAGCACTCGCCGCCACGGAGCCAAAGCCATGAGTAACTCAGATTACTGGTTTGAACTTGGATACAAGTCAGGAACGAAAGAGATCGAATCCCTGCGGCAGCAACTATCCGCTGCACAGGCCGAACTTGAAGCCGAGCGAAATCGTCGGTTTGAAGGCAATCGTATTTCAAGCCAAGAATATAACGACAGTCAGAAGCGCGAGGTGATACTGCGGATAGCGGTTGAGTATTGCGTGGCACAAGTTCCTGAATTTGGCACAGTTCTAGGAATAGAGGAAGCACTCGCCGCCACAGATGACCTAAAGGACGTGCGCCTGTGCCATGCGGAGCCTTGTCGTGACGACGGTCGCTGTCAGTACGCAATAGACCACGGTGCGGAGGGGTTAGGGCATTGCCCGGAAGGAAAGTGCTGTATGCCACTCTACCGCGCAGCAAAGGAGCAAGGGAAATGATTAAGGATTTGTCTGATAACCACTTGTTCAATAACTATCCATGCGAAGCAGATGACGCAAAGATCGAATCCCTGCGGCAGCAACTATCAGCCGCGCAGGCCAAGATCGACGAACTGATGCTGGAATGCTGCCCTGATGAAATGACTCAGGAGCAACTAGCGGAATACGAAAAACATCAACGCGCTGTCACGGAGCCGAAGCTATGAGCGAATCAACGAAACACGACGCAATATATCTTCAGGTGTGCGACGACGAAGATAGCGAGTGGCTTGGGCATGTTACATGGTGCCAAGACCGCGTCCATGAATCGGACGTGAAGTACATCCGTGCTGATCTTGTCGAATCCCTGCGCCAGCAACTGTCAGCCGCGCAAGCCAGGATTGACGAACTCATGCTGGAATACTGCCCAGAAGAAATGACTAATGAGCAGATTGCCGAGTACGAGAAACATCAACGTCCGGCGTGGAGAAACTTTTCCTTGGAGTTGAAGAAATGAACAGTGATTTATTCAAAGCATACCGCGATCAACTCGCTAAAGAGGAACTTGAGAACGAATCCCTGCGCCAGCGACTTTCCGCAGCACTTGATGATCTTGAAGTAGCCAAAAATGTAGCAAACGGCAATGTTGAGGCAAAGTTCGACGCATGGAAACAGCTAGACGCGATGGAACATGAACTCGCCGCAGCACTGGCCGCGATCAAGGTGAAGGACGAGGCGCTTTCCAAAATTGAATACTTGGAAGCAGACAACGGTTGCATTCTATCCGCAGGTGAGTGTAGCAGTATTGCTACTGAAGCACTCGCCATCCAACCAGACGACTCCGCGCTCAAGGCGTGGCTTGAAATGAGCAACACCGCCGACTGTCGGCCACAGTCATCATTGCAAGGAGTAGTGAAATGAAGCGCATCAAAGTGTTTGTTCTCTCGGCCCTCGTGGCTGTTTCATCCCTGACTATGAGGTCAGCCTTTGCTGTCGGCATCGGCAACGACAATCCACCCGGTGACGGCGGCATTCTGACACAAACTCAAGGTCAGGCACAGGGTCAGCTTCAGGGGTCAAGGCCAAGCGCAATTCACCAACGTCGATGTGTCCAATCGCATCTCGACCGACGTCCGCAACAACGCGGCGGCTTTCGCCGGGGGCGGCTCGGCAAACTCGGGCTCGCTCAGCAAATCCACTTCCAACTCGGGCGGCAACACCCTGAGCAACGGTGGCAATTCGCTGACGGTCAATGCGGCCCCCATCCCGACTCAAACCACCACGAGGATCGAGCAAAA
This window of the Acidobacteriota bacterium genome carries:
- a CDS encoding DNA polymerase I, producing the protein MSAPFFLDTETFSKTDIRNGTDNYARDAEIMIWTYARGDRPVVAYDATTGARMPSELEDNLLDERVTLIAHNATFDRTVLHFNGFPTPAERWQCTMAHALAHSLPGGLDKLCEIFKVADDMAKLKDGKALVHLFCKPRPKNMKLRRATRETHPAEWARFVEYAINDVAAMREVRRLMPNWNYGTESETALRELDLWHMDQNINRSGVLVDIDLVNGAITTAERAKSLLAVEANELSEGAIEATTQRDALLRLLSDVYDVWLPDLRGANVERLLASDHNLPEVVVSLLNNRLSASSTSVSKYKKFKQLTGPDNRLRNTIQFCGAMRTGRDAGRGVQLQNLPRPTLKQSVIEAGIAAIKADCADLVFDDPMRLLSSAVRGCLIAPPGKKLVVADLSNIEGRFLAWLAGETWKLQAFADFDTCMGVDGNWYTGDQIRDAVLSGNPVELKLDKKGEPTRKGYDLYALAYSKAFRITPEAVMENKSSGDGSFRQIGKVMELALGYEGGVGAFVTFAVAYGIDLDQMAEGAAGNIPERIWREAERAHEWAVKTKRDYGMKKKTYVVCDSFKRLWREAHPETVGFWKELEQAFRLALDTPGRTFYARKISATKLGAWMTLTLPSGRKLCYPSPRYDENGKLSYMGINQFSRQWNRLKTYSGKLAENVTQAGSRDVLKAPVRRILDYGYEIKIPVHDEQITEAVDLPCYSDAHLAALMSDNPAWAKGLPLAAAGFESNRYRKD